One region of Clostridiales bacterium genomic DNA includes:
- a CDS encoding NFACT family protein: MPMDAVFLHGLTQELTQSLTGARIDKVQQPERDLLLLSVRTQSGNAKLLVHGGVGSARVHFTAGTFENPAEPPMFCMLLRKHLVGARITGISQPDFERMLVLDLDGRDELGTPVKKQLIVEMLGRQSNVILVSADGHIIDCMRRVDSSMSETRQVQPGMFYRLPLRQDKPVLFDTTPEQRAQLLSGPVTAATLDKWLLGLFSGVSPLLCREVCFRALGDASPRLERLDDAQRARLEHELDALVFSVETNNLVPTMLLDGDRPKDFSAVPILQYQDALECRGCGSFSELLDEFYLRRDKAEAMRRRSQELTHQVRTLRDRTAKKLAIQQSDLLRCADREALRQKADLIKANLYRIQKGDRTVTVQDYYAEGCPDVTIELDPRKSPQENAAALYKSYRKAKTAEQHLTGLIAEASRNLDYLNSVLDELARAESERDLADIRAELRATGYLRQPRNAKKEKTAQRAPLAFVSSTGYEILVGRSNTQNDELTHRTARRTDIWLHVQKVHGSHVIIRAHDTTPDDQTIAEAASLAVYYSQARGGGKTPVDYTMARFVRKPSGALPGMVLYTDYQTCMAESNEALVERLRVR, translated from the coding sequence ATGCCAATGGACGCAGTTTTTCTGCACGGCCTGACGCAGGAACTGACGCAGAGCCTGACCGGCGCGCGCATCGACAAGGTGCAGCAGCCGGAGCGCGACCTGCTGCTGCTGTCCGTGCGCACGCAGAGCGGCAACGCGAAGCTGCTCGTGCACGGCGGCGTGGGCAGCGCGCGGGTGCATTTCACGGCCGGCACGTTTGAAAATCCGGCCGAACCGCCGATGTTCTGCATGCTTCTGCGCAAGCATCTGGTCGGCGCGCGCATCACGGGTATTTCCCAGCCGGACTTCGAGCGCATGCTCGTTCTCGATCTCGACGGGCGCGATGAGCTCGGCACGCCGGTCAAAAAGCAGCTCATTGTTGAAATGCTTGGCCGCCAGTCGAACGTCATCCTCGTCAGCGCCGACGGGCACATCATCGACTGCATGCGCCGCGTGGATTCCTCCATGAGCGAGACGCGCCAGGTGCAGCCGGGCATGTTTTACCGCCTGCCGCTGCGGCAGGACAAGCCGGTCCTGTTTGACACGACGCCGGAGCAGCGCGCGCAGCTGCTCTCCGGCCCGGTCACTGCGGCGACGCTTGATAAGTGGCTGCTGGGTCTGTTCTCCGGCGTGTCGCCCCTGCTGTGCCGGGAGGTGTGCTTCCGCGCGCTCGGCGATGCCAGCCCCCGGCTCGAGCGGCTGGACGATGCGCAGCGCGCGCGCCTGGAGCACGAGCTGGACGCGCTGGTGTTCTCGGTCGAGACGAACAATCTCGTGCCCACCATGCTGCTCGACGGCGACCGGCCGAAGGATTTTTCCGCCGTGCCGATCCTGCAGTATCAGGACGCGCTGGAATGCCGCGGCTGCGGCTCGTTTTCCGAGCTGCTGGACGAATTTTATCTCCGCCGCGACAAGGCGGAGGCCATGCGCCGCCGCTCGCAGGAGCTGACGCATCAGGTGCGCACCCTGCGCGACCGCACGGCCAAAAAGCTGGCCATCCAGCAGTCGGACCTGCTGCGCTGCGCCGACCGCGAGGCCCTGCGGCAGAAGGCCGACCTCATCAAGGCCAACCTCTACCGTATCCAGAAAGGTGACCGCACCGTGACGGTGCAGGACTACTACGCCGAGGGCTGCCCGGACGTGACGATCGAGCTGGACCCGCGCAAGAGCCCGCAGGAGAACGCCGCCGCGCTCTATAAGTCCTACCGCAAGGCCAAAACGGCCGAACAGCACCTGACCGGCCTGATCGCGGAGGCGAGCCGGAACCTCGACTATCTCAACAGTGTGCTCGATGAGCTCGCGCGCGCCGAGAGCGAGCGCGACCTTGCCGACATCCGCGCCGAGCTGCGCGCGACCGGGTATCTGCGCCAGCCGCGCAATGCCAAAAAGGAAAAGACGGCGCAGCGCGCGCCGCTCGCCTTCGTTTCGAGCACCGGGTATGAGATCCTCGTCGGCCGCTCCAACACGCAAAATGACGAGCTGACGCACCGCACCGCCCGCCGCACGGACATCTGGCTGCATGTGCAGAAGGTACACGGTTCGCACGTCATCATCCGCGCGCACGACACAACGCCGGACGATCAGACGATCGCCGAGGCGGCGAGTCTCGCCGTATACTATTCGCAGGCGCGCGGCGGCGGGAAGACACCGGTGGATTACACCATGGCGCGCTTCGTGCGCAAGCCGTCCGGCGCGCTGCCGGGCATGGTGCTCTATACGGACTACCAGACCTGCATGGCCGAGAGCAATGAGGCGCTCGTGGAGCGCCTGCGCGTGCGCTAA
- a CDS encoding ribonuclease III codes for MNHDLHTGRPERRPVGTIAFPDGADFAPEMTPAQVGAYSTLALAHIGDGVYELMMRTALCAAGLTAVTDLHRETVRRVNAPAQARVAEAIQPALTDEERAVYKRGRNAKVNSVPQHADVAQYHAATGLETLFGWLYLLGRTQRLRELFSKITEVL; via the coding sequence ATGAATCATGATCTCCACACGGGGCGGCCGGAGCGCCGCCCCGTCGGCACGATTGCCTTTCCAGATGGGGCGGACTTTGCCCCGGAAATGACGCCGGCGCAGGTCGGCGCTTACAGCACGCTCGCCCTCGCGCACATCGGCGACGGGGTATATGAGCTCATGATGCGCACGGCCCTGTGTGCCGCCGGGCTCACGGCCGTGACCGACCTGCACCGTGAGACGGTGCGCCGCGTCAACGCGCCCGCGCAGGCGCGCGTGGCGGAGGCCATTCAGCCCGCGCTCACGGACGAGGAGCGCGCGGTCTACAAGCGCGGCCGCAACGCGAAGGTGAACTCGGTGCCGCAGCACGCGGACGTCGCGCAGTATCACGCGGCCACGGGGCTCGAGACGCTCTTTGGCTGGCTGTATCTGCTCGGCCGCACGCAGCGGCTGCGCGAGCTCTTCAGCAAGATCACGGAGGTGCTGTAA
- a CDS encoding DNA translocase FtsK, giving the protein MATSSSKKKTGTAKKSAPAAKKPAAAPKKQPAAKAAPASAPTAPTWPYALACIVLSLLAFLGLFHAEGVVIDGFAGFLCGIMGWGFWAFPFAMLLLAWTFVRNPRERFGLRVTAALLIAPLFGTIVHLMVCRVAFTAQTFGAIVGQLYDGGKVLTSGGVISGGIGYLLKAGISVYAALPLTMAAFVFCVLGSMDLTVGKIAAWVRTRREAQYIPDEDVPLAEDEEDEPEPQPLPEPRRSARRAVPDKPVAKKKFIDIPVEETMTEPDDDPIDPIPVKKPARGAKKAAPADATQNVQPLSVEEAADICGVTPVTQEIQDPPKPSKKAASAAVAAETAAITSAIESENADHSSYQLPPVSFLRAGKKDQTDATEEIRFNRDRLNTALSSFGVNATIRDVTRGPTVTRYDLELEAGVKLNKITNLSGDLALALGVENVRIAPIPDKISTVGIEVPNKVVSAVCLRDIIDSPAFRNAKSKLSFAVGKDIGGNCIIGNIAKLPHMLIAGTTGSGKSVCMNSLILSLLYKATPDEVRLIMIDPKMVELGIYNGIPHLFIPVVTDPKKAAGALQWAVVEMLKRYRLFSEAQVRDLASYNALQKNEPDGQTLPQVVIVIDELADLMLCAAKEVEESICRVAQMGRAAGMHLIIATQRPSADVITGLMKANIPSRIAFAVSSSLESRIILDTSGAEKLIGMGDMLYAPIGTGKPLRVQGSFVSDEEREEVVRFIKQNSEAQYSDDIIAQIEKSAAEADKKSGPAPEADKPAKSDYDELLPQAVDVILETKQASVSMLQRRLKLGYSRAARMVDQMEEMGIVGPFEGSKPRKILITKQQWQEMQYVQGTAPSEVLQAQTDFADDNEEEPEDDES; this is encoded by the coding sequence ATGGCAACTTCATCATCCAAAAAGAAAACCGGCACGGCGAAAAAATCCGCCCCGGCAGCAAAAAAGCCGGCCGCCGCGCCGAAAAAGCAGCCGGCTGCCAAGGCGGCTCCGGCCTCCGCGCCGACGGCACCGACATGGCCGTATGCGCTGGCGTGCATCGTGCTGTCGCTGCTGGCGTTCCTGGGCCTGTTTCATGCCGAGGGCGTCGTGATCGACGGCTTTGCGGGCTTCCTGTGCGGCATCATGGGCTGGGGCTTTTGGGCGTTCCCGTTTGCGATGCTGCTGCTGGCGTGGACCTTTGTGCGCAACCCGCGCGAGCGCTTTGGCCTGCGCGTGACGGCGGCGCTGCTGATCGCGCCGCTGTTCGGCACGATCGTGCACCTGATGGTCTGCCGCGTGGCGTTCACGGCGCAGACGTTCGGCGCGATCGTCGGCCAGCTCTATGACGGGGGCAAGGTGCTCACGTCCGGCGGCGTGATCTCCGGCGGCATTGGCTATCTGCTCAAGGCCGGCATCAGCGTCTATGCGGCGCTGCCGCTGACGATGGCGGCGTTCGTGTTCTGCGTGCTGGGCAGCATGGACCTGACGGTCGGCAAGATCGCGGCCTGGGTGCGCACACGGCGCGAGGCACAGTACATCCCGGACGAAGACGTGCCGCTTGCGGAGGATGAGGAGGACGAACCGGAACCGCAGCCGCTGCCCGAGCCGCGGCGCAGTGCGCGCCGTGCCGTGCCGGACAAGCCGGTCGCCAAGAAAAAATTCATCGACATTCCGGTCGAGGAGACCATGACGGAGCCGGACGACGATCCGATCGATCCGATCCCGGTCAAAAAGCCTGCCCGCGGCGCGAAAAAGGCCGCGCCGGCCGATGCCACGCAAAATGTCCAGCCGCTGTCCGTGGAGGAGGCGGCCGATATCTGCGGCGTCACCCCGGTCACGCAGGAGATCCAGGACCCGCCGAAGCCGTCCAAAAAGGCGGCCAGTGCCGCCGTCGCGGCGGAGACGGCCGCGATCACCTCCGCCATCGAGAGCGAGAATGCCGATCACTCTTCCTATCAGCTCCCGCCGGTGTCGTTCCTGCGCGCGGGGAAGAAGGATCAGACGGACGCGACGGAGGAGATCCGCTTCAACCGCGACCGGCTCAACACTGCCCTGAGCAGCTTCGGCGTCAATGCGACCATCCGCGACGTGACGCGCGGCCCCACGGTCACGCGCTACGATCTCGAGCTCGAGGCGGGCGTGAAGCTCAACAAGATCACGAACCTCTCCGGCGACCTTGCGCTCGCGCTCGGTGTGGAGAATGTGCGCATCGCGCCGATCCCGGACAAGATCTCGACCGTCGGCATCGAGGTGCCGAACAAGGTCGTCAGCGCCGTTTGCCTGCGCGATATCATCGACTCGCCCGCGTTCCGCAATGCGAAGTCCAAGCTCTCGTTTGCCGTCGGCAAGGACATCGGCGGCAACTGCATCATCGGCAACATCGCCAAGCTGCCGCATATGCTCATCGCCGGCACGACCGGCTCGGGCAAGTCCGTGTGCATGAACTCGCTCATTCTGAGCCTGCTCTATAAGGCGACGCCGGACGAGGTGCGCCTGATCATGATCGACCCGAAAATGGTCGAGCTCGGCATCTATAACGGCATCCCGCACCTGTTCATCCCCGTCGTGACCGACCCAAAGAAGGCGGCCGGCGCGCTGCAGTGGGCGGTCGTGGAGATGCTCAAGCGCTACCGCCTCTTCTCCGAGGCGCAGGTGCGCGACCTCGCCAGCTACAATGCCCTCCAGAAAAACGAGCCCGACGGGCAGACGCTGCCGCAGGTCGTTATCGTCATCGACGAGCTGGCCGACCTCATGCTCTGCGCCGCCAAAGAGGTGGAGGAGAGCATCTGCCGCGTGGCGCAGATGGGCCGCGCCGCGGGCATGCACCTTATCATCGCAACGCAGCGCCCGTCCGCGGATGTCATCACCGGCCTCATGAAGGCGAACATCCCGAGCCGCATTGCCTTTGCGGTCTCGTCCTCGCTCGAGAGCCGCATCATCCTCGATACCTCCGGCGCGGAAAAGCTCATCGGCATGGGCGATATGCTCTATGCGCCCATCGGCACCGGCAAGCCCCTGCGTGTGCAGGGCTCGTTTGTGTCGGACGAGGAGCGCGAGGAGGTCGTGCGCTTCATCAAGCAAAACTCCGAGGCGCAGTACAGCGACGATATCATCGCGCAGATCGAGAAATCCGCCGCCGAGGCCGACAAGAAGTCCGGCCCCGCGCCCGAGGCGGACAAGCCCGCCAAGAGCGACTATGACGAGCTGCTGCCGCAGGCCGTGGACGTCATTCTCGAGACGAAGCAGGCGTCGGTGTCCATGCTGCAGCGCCGGCTGAAGCTCGGCTATTCGCGCGCCGCGCGCATGGTCGATCAGATGGAGGAGATGGGCATCGTCGGCCCGTTTGAGGGCTCGAAGCCGCGCAAGATCCTCATCACGAAGCAGCAGTGGCAGGAGATGCAGTATGTGCAGGGCACCGCACCGAGCGAGGTGCTGCAGGCGCAGACGGACTTTGCCGATGACAACGAAGAGGAACCTGAAGACGATGAATCATGA
- a CDS encoding undecaprenyl-diphosphate phosphatase: protein MTIWNAILLGLVQGIAEFLPISSSGHLSILQNLFHMSTAENGHLFFDVLLHLGTLISICIVYWRDIVAMVRETIAFFRSARLPAEQRRQQLPAARMVLMIILATLPLFLILPVNDLVEQLYYHTFFIGLMLILTGFLLFVADKMPKGTRTEKTMRVRDALVIGVCQAVATIPGLSRSGTTIAAGMATGLDRSFAVRFSFLMSLPAVLGANILSLAKAAKAGIDVSLLPAYLAGMLVAMVSGVAAIGLVKRLTSKGRFGAFSYYCWGAGALTMILSLIF from the coding sequence GTGACCATCTGGAACGCGATCCTGCTCGGTCTGGTGCAGGGCATCGCAGAGTTTCTGCCGATCTCCAGCTCCGGCCATCTGTCGATCCTGCAAAACCTGTTTCATATGTCGACGGCGGAAAACGGCCATCTGTTTTTCGATGTTCTGCTGCATTTGGGCACGCTCATTTCCATCTGCATCGTCTACTGGCGGGACATCGTGGCCATGGTGCGCGAGACGATCGCGTTTTTCCGCAGCGCACGGCTGCCGGCCGAGCAGCGCCGGCAGCAGCTTCCCGCCGCGCGCATGGTGCTCATGATCATCCTGGCGACGCTGCCGCTGTTTTTGATCCTGCCGGTCAACGATCTGGTCGAGCAGCTGTACTACCACACCTTCTTCATCGGCCTCATGCTCATCCTCACGGGCTTTCTGCTGTTCGTGGCCGATAAAATGCCCAAGGGCACGCGCACGGAGAAAACCATGCGCGTGCGCGACGCGCTGGTCATCGGCGTGTGTCAGGCCGTGGCGACGATCCCAGGCCTGTCCCGGTCGGGCACGACGATCGCGGCCGGCATGGCCACGGGACTGGATCGCAGCTTTGCGGTGCGCTTCTCGTTTCTGATGTCGCTGCCCGCGGTGCTGGGGGCAAACATCCTGTCTCTGGCCAAGGCGGCCAAGGCGGGTATCGATGTGTCACTCCTGCCGGCGTATCTGGCCGGCATGCTCGTGGCGATGGTCTCGGGCGTCGCGGCCATCGGCCTTGTCAAGCGCCTGACGTCGAAGGGCCGTTTCGGCGCGTTTTCCTACTACTGTTGGGGCGCGGGCGCACTGACGATGATTCTGTCTCTGATTTTCTGA
- a CDS encoding aminopeptidase, producing MSEDKELKQWKEKLFYQPKNGYDRIDAEQAGEIFAYAEGYKQFLDAARTEREAVKEAIRMAEAEGFVPYTFGMELQPGSKVYVNNRGKALMLAVLGQQPLDHGCVIAGAHIDSPRLDLKQTPMYEDSELAYFKTHYYGGIKKYQWVTIPLELHGTVALKDGSTVDIAIGREPDEPQFVITDLLPHLGKDQMRKTMEEGITGEALNIVIGSMPYAGEGRDRVKLAVLSLLYDEYGITEEDFLSAELAAVPAFPARDIGFDRSMIGAYGQDDRVCAYAELRAILDLDGAPERTAVCILADKEEIGSDGVSGMQSQAFEAFMADLCEQQDVALRHCFARSFCLSADVCAAFDPSFPEVSAKRTEAKLNYGMGICKFTGARGKSGTSDASAELVAYLRRLFADNGVVWQLSEMGKVDQGGGGTIAKFMADRNIDTIDAGVPVLSMHAPFELVAKFDCWMTYRGVLAAYCDTQA from the coding sequence ATGAGCGAAGATAAGGAACTCAAGCAGTGGAAGGAAAAGCTGTTTTATCAGCCGAAAAACGGCTATGATCGGATCGACGCCGAGCAGGCCGGGGAGATCTTTGCCTACGCCGAGGGATATAAGCAGTTTCTCGACGCCGCGCGCACAGAGCGCGAGGCCGTCAAGGAGGCCATCCGCATGGCGGAGGCCGAGGGCTTTGTGCCGTATACGTTCGGCATGGAGCTGCAGCCGGGCTCGAAGGTGTATGTCAACAACCGCGGCAAGGCGCTCATGCTGGCCGTGCTCGGGCAGCAGCCGCTTGACCACGGCTGCGTGATCGCGGGCGCGCACATCGACTCCCCGCGTCTCGATCTCAAGCAGACGCCGATGTATGAGGACTCGGAGCTGGCGTATTTCAAGACGCACTATTACGGCGGCATCAAGAAGTACCAGTGGGTCACGATCCCGCTGGAGCTGCACGGCACGGTCGCGCTCAAAGACGGCAGCACGGTCGATATAGCCATTGGCCGCGAGCCGGATGAGCCGCAGTTTGTCATCACCGATCTGCTGCCGCATCTCGGCAAGGATCAGATGCGCAAGACCATGGAAGAGGGCATCACGGGCGAGGCGCTCAACATCGTCATCGGCAGCATGCCGTATGCCGGCGAGGGGCGCGACCGCGTGAAGCTCGCCGTGCTGTCGCTGCTCTATGATGAATACGGCATCACGGAAGAGGACTTCCTGTCGGCGGAGCTGGCCGCCGTGCCGGCGTTCCCGGCGCGCGACATCGGCTTTGACCGCAGCATGATCGGCGCCTACGGTCAGGACGACCGCGTGTGCGCCTATGCCGAGCTGCGCGCCATCCTTGACCTCGACGGCGCGCCGGAGCGCACGGCCGTGTGCATCCTCGCCGACAAGGAGGAGATCGGCTCCGACGGCGTGTCCGGCATGCAGTCGCAGGCGTTCGAGGCCTTCATGGCCGACCTCTGCGAGCAGCAGGACGTCGCGCTGCGCCACTGCTTTGCCAGGAGCTTTTGCCTCTCGGCGGACGTCTGCGCGGCCTTTGACCCCAGCTTCCCCGAGGTGAGCGCCAAGCGCACGGAGGCCAAGCTCAATTACGGCATGGGCATCTGCAAGTTCACGGGTGCACGCGGCAAGTCCGGCACGAGCGATGCCTCGGCCGAGCTCGTGGCCTATCTGCGCCGTCTGTTTGCCGACAACGGCGTCGTCTGGCAGCTGTCCGAGATGGGCAAGGTCGATCAGGGCGGCGGCGGCACGATCGCCAAGTTCATGGCCGACCGGAATATTGACACCATTGACGCCGGCGTGCCGGTGCTGAGCATGCACGCACCGTTTGAGCTCGTGGCAAAGTTCGACTGCTGGATGACGTACCGCGGCGTGCTGGCTGCCTACTGCGACACGCAGGCGTGA
- a CDS encoding L-threonylcarbamoyladenylate synthase, whose amino-acid sequence MNTKRITTEIAQAADAIRAGQLVAVPTETVYGLAGNGLDPAAVAQIYEVKGRPSVKPLSLMVHDASAMARYCADVPPAAYTLAEAFWPGPLTIVLRAQDCVPEIVRAGGQTVGLRCPDHPATLALIEAAQLPLAAPSANPSGAPSPKTADDVLAYFNGQIAAVIDGGPCGIGRESTLVDLSHTPYRILRSAAVPDDAVWDALVRKMHIVGITGGTGCGKTTALMELERQGALVIDCDAVYHELLASNTAMLAEINARFPGTIENGTLQRKRLGAVVFADAAALDDLNAITHRYVRAEVRARLRAWARRGGTVAAIDAIALIESGLAELCTVTIGVTAPREVRIERLIAREGVTRDYAEARIDAQKPNEWFAQHCSYVLDNGGTLADFQRRCHQLIQEVLS is encoded by the coding sequence ATGAACACGAAACGAATCACAACCGAGATCGCGCAGGCAGCGGATGCCATCCGCGCCGGGCAGCTCGTCGCCGTCCCGACGGAGACGGTCTACGGCCTTGCCGGCAACGGACTGGATCCCGCCGCCGTCGCGCAGATCTATGAAGTCAAAGGCCGACCGAGCGTCAAGCCGCTGTCGCTGATGGTGCACGACGCATCCGCCATGGCGCGCTACTGCGCCGATGTGCCGCCGGCGGCATACACGCTGGCCGAGGCGTTCTGGCCCGGCCCGCTCACGATCGTGCTGCGGGCACAGGACTGCGTGCCCGAGATCGTGCGCGCGGGTGGGCAGACCGTCGGCCTGCGCTGCCCGGATCACCCGGCCACGCTGGCGCTCATCGAGGCCGCGCAGCTGCCGCTGGCCGCGCCGTCGGCCAATCCCTCCGGCGCGCCGAGCCCGAAAACGGCAGACGATGTGCTGGCGTATTTCAATGGGCAGATCGCGGCCGTCATCGACGGCGGGCCCTGCGGCATCGGCCGGGAGTCCACGCTCGTCGATCTCTCGCACACGCCGTACCGCATTCTGCGCTCCGCCGCCGTGCCGGACGATGCCGTCTGGGACGCGCTCGTGCGGAAAATGCACATTGTCGGCATCACGGGCGGCACGGGCTGCGGGAAAACGACCGCGCTCATGGAGCTGGAGCGTCAGGGCGCGCTCGTCATCGACTGCGACGCGGTGTATCACGAGCTGCTGGCGTCCAATACCGCCATGCTCGCGGAGATCAATGCCCGTTTTCCGGGTACAATAGAAAATGGGACGCTGCAGCGAAAGCGGCTCGGCGCGGTCGTGTTCGCGGACGCGGCGGCGCTCGACGACCTCAACGCCATCACGCACCGGTATGTCCGTGCCGAGGTGCGCGCTCGCCTGCGCGCGTGGGCGCGGCGGGGCGGCACGGTCGCGGCGATCGACGCCATCGCGCTCATCGAGAGCGGGCTGGCGGAGCTGTGCACTGTCACCATCGGCGTGACGGCGCCGCGTGAGGTGCGCATCGAGCGGCTCATCGCGCGCGAGGGCGTGACGCGCGATTATGCCGAGGCGCGCATCGACGCGCAGAAGCCCAACGAATGGTTTGCCCAACATTGCAGCTACGTGCTGGATAACGGCGGCACGCTCGCCGATTTTCAGCGCCGCTGCCATCAACTGATACAGGAGGTGCTCTCATGA
- the prfA gene encoding peptide chain release factor 1, with product MLEKLRQIENRYSELESKLADPAYYSDPAVFTKLCREQRELQPVVETYRAYTACQAQIAQAEALLSDPELHEIAREEIDLGRARCAELEQQLRVLLLPRDPNDDRNVILEIRTGVGGEESALFAHSLYRMYNMYADAHGWKTEIANLNETELGGVREASLLISGQGAYSRLKFESGVHRVQRVPETETGGRIHTSTATVAVLPEMDAVEVHIDPKDLQIDTYRSSGAGGQHVNKTESAIRITHLPTGTVVECQDERSQYKNKDRAMKILASRLYAAESARQNAARSAERRSQVGTGMRNERIRTYNFPQGRVTDHRIGLTLYKLDQVLDGDLDEIIDALTLADQAEKLRASAEET from the coding sequence GTGCTCGAAAAGCTGCGACAAATTGAAAACCGGTACAGCGAGCTGGAGAGCAAGCTGGCCGACCCCGCGTATTATTCCGACCCCGCGGTGTTCACAAAGCTCTGCCGCGAGCAGCGCGAGCTGCAGCCGGTCGTGGAGACCTACCGGGCGTATACCGCCTGTCAGGCGCAGATCGCGCAGGCGGAGGCGCTGCTGAGCGACCCCGAGCTGCACGAGATCGCGCGCGAGGAGATCGATCTCGGCCGTGCCCGCTGCGCGGAGCTCGAGCAGCAGCTGCGTGTGCTGCTGCTGCCGCGCGACCCGAACGATGACCGCAACGTCATTCTGGAGATCCGCACCGGCGTCGGCGGGGAAGAATCGGCGCTCTTTGCGCATAGTCTTTATCGAATGTACAATATGTACGCCGACGCGCACGGGTGGAAGACCGAGATCGCCAACCTCAACGAGACGGAGCTCGGCGGCGTGCGCGAGGCGAGTCTGCTCATCAGCGGACAGGGGGCGTACTCCCGCCTGAAGTTTGAAAGCGGGGTGCACCGCGTCCAGCGCGTGCCGGAGACGGAGACCGGCGGCCGCATCCACACCAGCACCGCCACCGTGGCCGTGCTGCCGGAGATGGACGCCGTGGAGGTGCACATCGACCCGAAGGATCTGCAGATCGACACCTACCGCAGCTCCGGCGCCGGCGGCCAGCACGTCAACAAGACCGAGAGCGCCATCCGCATCACGCACCTGCCGACCGGCACGGTCGTCGAGTGTCAGGATGAGCGCAGCCAGTATAAAAACAAGGATCGCGCGATGAAGATCCTGGCCTCACGCCTGTATGCCGCGGAAAGTGCCCGGCAGAATGCCGCGCGCTCGGCCGAGCGGCGCAGCCAGGTCGGCACAGGGATGCGCAACGAGCGCATCCGCACCTACAACTTCCCGCAGGGGCGGGTGACGGATCACCGCATCGGGCTGACGCTCTATAAGCTCGATCAGGTGCTCGACGGCGATCTGGATGAGATCATTGATGCGCTCACACTGGCCGATCAGGCCGAAAAGCTGCGCGCATCCGCGGAGGAAACATGA